A stretch of the Aerosakkonema funiforme FACHB-1375 genome encodes the following:
- a CDS encoding transcription factor RcaD translates to METNELKFLLKLLGCPNYRSSLSATIFKEFKGKDKICRELGEERELIDFSREMATVKILPPGRALLKIDVSQLPIADKELKLLEKIGKASGKIKPSDITVVKAAEREEILKNLADRGLIEAENKLKRQKAEVWLTPRGLEYLRDDYNPKGSATISLDLLKNYLNFLRKSLREKSEVVSPPVTPTAKPSDDEILQIIRDLDKELGTENYLPIFHLRQKLQPPLSREELDRSLYRLQRDDRIELSSLVDTTPYTPEQIDAGIPQDIGGPLFFIVAN, encoded by the coding sequence ATGGAAACTAACGAGCTGAAGTTCCTGCTGAAATTGCTGGGTTGTCCTAATTATCGGTCATCCCTTTCTGCTACCATTTTCAAAGAATTTAAAGGTAAGGACAAAATTTGTCGAGAGTTGGGGGAAGAACGGGAACTGATCGACTTTTCCCGCGAAATGGCTACCGTTAAAATTTTACCGCCCGGTCGCGCTTTGCTGAAAATAGATGTCTCCCAGTTACCCATTGCAGACAAAGAACTGAAGCTGCTGGAGAAAATAGGCAAAGCTTCCGGAAAAATCAAACCCAGCGATATCACAGTGGTGAAAGCGGCTGAAAGAGAGGAGATATTAAAAAATCTAGCCGATCGCGGTTTGATTGAAGCCGAAAATAAACTCAAACGCCAGAAAGCCGAGGTATGGCTGACTCCGCGAGGACTGGAATATTTGCGGGATGACTACAACCCCAAGGGTTCTGCAACCATTAGCCTGGATTTGCTGAAAAATTACCTGAACTTTTTGCGGAAATCCCTCCGCGAAAAGTCGGAAGTAGTATCGCCGCCAGTTACACCGACAGCTAAGCCTAGCGATGACGAGATTTTACAGATAATTCGAGATTTAGATAAAGAATTGGGGACGGAAAATTATTTACCAATTTTTCACCTGCGGCAGAAATTACAACCGCCTCTATCTAGGGAAGAATTAGATCGATCGCTTTATCGCCTGCAACGGGATGACCGGATTGAGTTGAGTTCGCTAGTAGATACGACGCCTTATACTCCAGAACAAATTGACGCCGGAATTCCCCAAGATATTGGCGGGCCACTGTTTTTTATCGTCGCCAACTAG